A genomic region of Candidatus Cloacimonadota bacterium contains the following coding sequences:
- a CDS encoding multiple resistance and pH regulation protein F → MRVFRWFIGLLIIGAFFVINFVVFPEIPFNYKLINVLLFCSLFILIRVVKGPSVADRIVAIDILGILIIGICAILAIALERSYFIDIGIAWGLQSFIGAMALAKFLEGRSLDA, encoded by the coding sequence ATGAGAGTTTTTAGATGGTTTATCGGTTTACTTATAATAGGTGCATTCTTTGTTATAAATTTTGTAGTATTTCCAGAGATTCCCTTTAACTATAAGCTGATCAATGTACTTCTTTTCTGTTCGCTGTTCATACTAATCCGTGTGGTGAAAGGACCGTCGGTGGCAGACCGTATCGTAGCGATTGATATTCTGGGTATTTTGATCATTGGAATCTGTGCGATCCTGGCAATTGCCCTTGAGCGTTCATATTTTATAGACATCGGTATTGCATGGGGTCTTCAAAGCTTTATTGGAGCCATGGCTCTTGCAAAGTTCTTAGAAGGGAGGTCCCTCGATGCATGA
- a CDS encoding Na+/H+ antiporter subunit G: MHDLAINQIIGYIIICGGILFDLFGVLGLVRLPDVYNRLQAATKSVTFGSAGILIGVLVYSGFTAMGFKALLCAIFILLTSPVSAHAIAKAAHKAGIKMTDKTIIDLYRQDKDKNEEQK, encoded by the coding sequence ATGCATGATCTTGCAATCAATCAGATAATTGGTTATATTATTATTTGCGGTGGTATTTTGTTCGATCTTTTTGGGGTACTGGGTCTGGTTCGTCTTCCTGATGTGTATAACAGGCTTCAGGCTGCAACGAAAAGCGTTACCTTCGGCTCTGCTGGAATTCTTATTGGTGTATTGGTATATTCAGGATTTACTGCAATGGGATTTAAAGCGCTTCTCTGTGCAATCTTTATACTTCTTACATCGCCTGTTTCTGCCCATGCTATTGCCAAAGCAGCTCATAAAGCAGGGATCAAAATGACTGATAAGACAATCATCGACCTGTATCGTCAGGATAAAGACAAGAATGAGGAACAGAAATGA